In Hasllibacter sp. MH4015, the following proteins share a genomic window:
- a CDS encoding sulfotransferase has protein sequence MTQALPPMADARPLFIVGSMRSGTTWVRDLLRRIPGFICPEETHFMRWSDPFRSPGGLRPHRRNALLRRHREIDGVDEATFDLLLRRCANKAELQRRYVGAFAQANRIDAPFRWFDKTPQNIYGLPLILGQFPRARVLHLVRNPLNVVSSLQLGRQVKIPDLQGAINCWSEAVEIWDAMAPLAPPSRMLELRYEDILADVPAAMTRIAAFADIPHPDHLWSVGDGRADVDQWRRVLSPTAAARVARRCGPIAASRGYDLGAMIAAHTARAA, from the coding sequence GTGACGCAAGCCCTTCCGCCGATGGCCGATGCGAGGCCGCTTTTCATCGTCGGCTCCATGCGGTCGGGCACGACTTGGGTGCGGGACCTTCTGCGCCGCATTCCGGGCTTCATCTGCCCCGAAGAGACGCATTTCATGCGCTGGTCTGATCCGTTCCGGTCCCCCGGCGGCCTGCGCCCGCATCGACGCAACGCGCTCCTCCGCCGGCACCGGGAGATCGACGGCGTGGATGAGGCGACTTTCGACCTCCTCCTGCGGCGCTGCGCCAACAAGGCGGAATTGCAACGGCGCTATGTCGGGGCCTTCGCGCAAGCCAACCGCATTGACGCTCCCTTTCGCTGGTTCGACAAGACGCCCCAGAATATCTACGGCCTGCCCCTCATCCTCGGCCAGTTTCCGCGCGCGCGCGTCCTGCACCTTGTGCGCAATCCGCTCAATGTCGTGTCCAGCCTTCAACTGGGCCGACAGGTGAAGATCCCCGATCTGCAAGGTGCCATCAATTGCTGGTCCGAAGCGGTCGAAATCTGGGATGCAATGGCCCCTCTCGCGCCACCGTCGCGGATGCTGGAACTGCGCTACGAGGATATCTTGGCGGACGTCCCGGCGGCGATGACAAGGATCGCAGCATTTGCCGACATCCCCCATCCCGATCACCTGTGGAGTGTCGGGGACGGGCGCGCCGATGTCGATCAATGGCGCCGTGTACTGTCCCCGACGGCGGCGGCACGGGTGGCCCGGCGCTGTGGCCCGATCGCTGCCTCACGGGGATACGACCTTGGCGCGATGATCGCAGCGCACACTGCCCGCGCGGCCTGA